The Rhizobium sp. ACO-34A genome segment CGGCGATCGCATCGGCAGCTCGGGATCCGCTGACCTCCATCGGCAAAGCCGGCACAAGCATGCAATAGCGCCCCGGCACGGCACGCTCCTCCTCTTTACTCGATAAGCGCACGCATCACCCATGGGCGCCTCCCCGACGACCGGAGGCGCCAGGGACGGCTCGATCTTCATTATTTTTATTGTAGACATATTGTCTATTATAGAGCTACAACATGTCTACTTCGGTGGGCGAGGCAAGATCGTCAGCGATCCGGGGTGGGCCGAACGGAAAAATCCTAGGAGGAATTCCATGAACTTTGACGGTATCTACACACCCGTCATAACGCCGCATCGCGCGGACGGAGCGATCGACCGGGACGCGTTCGCGCGGATGATCGAGCATCTGGTCGCATCCGGAGTGCACGGCATCATCAACGGTGGCTCGACGGGCGAATATTATGCCCAGTCCATGGACGAGCGCATCGAGATGGCCGGGTTTGCGAAGGAGATTATCGGCGATCGCGTGCCGCTGGTGATCGGCACCGTCGCCATTCGTCTTGAGGATTCCATCACCATGGCGGAGACGGCAGCGAAGATCGGCGCCTCCGCCATCCTGGTGGGGTCTCCCCCCTATTCCGTTCCGACCGAGCGTGAAAATGCTCTCAACGCGCTGGCTATCGACCGCGCCGCCGATCTGCCCATCATGCTCTACAACTATCCCGGCCGCATGGGCATCAACATGGGCGAAGAGTTCCTCGATCGCGTCGGCCGCAGCCGGAACTTCTCCGCGATCAAGGAAAGCTCGGGCGATATCAATCGCGTCCATCTGCTGGCCCGCGACTACCCGCATATCCAGATGTCATGCGGCATGGACGATCAAGCGCTGGAGTTCTTCGCCTGGGGCGCGCGCAGCTGGGTCTGTGGCGGCTCCAACTTCCTGCCCGCCGAACACATCGCGCTCTACAGGGCATGCGTGATCGAAGGCGATTTCACGAAGGGGCGCCGGATCATGTCCGCAATGATGCCGCTGATGCGGGTCCTCGAGCAGGGCGGCAAGTTCATCCAGTGCATCAAGCATGGCTGCGAGATGGACGGCTTCGTCGCCGGCCCTCCGCGCCCTCCGCTGAAACCGTTGAACAAGGACGACATGCGTCAGCTGGAACAGGTGGTGCGGGTTCTCAAGCGTACAATCTCAGAAATCGAAGCGGAGGCATGACATGGGTGATCTTCTGACGCATGACGAATACAAGGCTATCGCCGCCGGCCTGGAGTTTCCCACGCAAGCCTTCATCAATGGCGGCTTCCGGCCCGCGATTTCCGGCAAGACGTTCGAGACCGTCAACCCGGCGACGGGAGATGTGCTGGCCAAGGTCGCCGCGTGCGGGCCGGAGGATGTCGACTTCGCCGTCGGCAAGGCCCGCGATGCCTTCGAGGATGGACGCTGGTCGCGGCTGCATCCGTCCGCCCGCAAGGAAATTCTCATTCGTTTTACGAGGCTCCTGAAGCGCAATGCCCGCGAACTCGCGGTGCTTGAAAGCCTCGACAGCGGCAAGACGATCTACGACTGCGAAAACGTCGATGTTCCGGAAACGATCCATTGCCTGGCGTGGCATGCCGAACTCATCGACAAGATCTACGATCAGGTCTCCCCGGCTTCCGACAATCACATCGCCATGGTCGTGCGAGAGCCCGTCGGCGTGGTCGGCCTTGTGCTGCCCTGGAATTTCCCGCTGCTGATGCTCGCCTGGAAGATCGGCCCGGCGCTGGCGGCCGGCAATTCGGTCATCGTCAAACCCGCCAAGGAAACGACGCTGACGGCGTTGCGTGTGGCGGAGCTGTCGATGGAAGCCGGAATTCCCGCCGGCGTGTTCAACGTTCTGCCCGGCGGCGGTTCCGAGGTCGGCGAACCCCTGGGCAAGCATATGGACGTCGACATGGTGTCCTTCACCGGCTCGACGGAAACCGGACGGCGCTTCCCGCGCTATTCGGCCGACTCGAACCTCAAGGAAGTGACGCTCGAAATGGGCGGCAAGAACCCGGCCGTGGTTCTCGATGACGCCGAGAACATTGATCGCGTTGCCGCCCATATCGTCAATGGCGCTTTCTGGAACATGGGTGAAAACTGCTCGGCCTCCTCGCGGCTGATCGTCCAGCGCGGCATCAAGGACGAACTCCTGAAGCGCATGATCGCCCATGCGCGCGAATGGCCGATGGGCGATCCGCTCAATCCGGAAAACCGTGTCGGCGCTCTGGTGTCCAAATCGCACTTCGACAAGGTGGTCTCATATCTCGACAGGAACCAGAAAGTCCTGCTGGGCGGCAAGGCCGGGGACGGGTTTGTCGAGCCGACGATCATCGATGTCGCCGACCGCGACGCGAAGGTCGTGCGCGAGGAGGTTTTCGGTCCTGTCCTGTCAGTCCTGACCGTGGACACCTACGAAGAGGCAATCAGCCTCGCCAACGACACCGAATACGGTCTCGCCGCTTCGATCTACACCGCCAACGCCAAGCGGGCGATCCGCGGCGCACGGGCGATCCGCGCCGGCACCGTTACGGTCAATTGCTTTGGCGAAGGTGACATCAGCACGCCCTTCGGCGGGTTCAAGTCATCGGGGTTCGGCGGCCGCGACAACGGCATCCATGCGCATGACCAGTACACCCGCATCAAGACGATCTGGATCGACCTGACGGACGATGTCGACGAGGCCGTTTCTTGAGCACACACACGGCCATAAGACTGCCGGTCCATCGCGGGCCGGCAGCCTGGAGCGCGATCCTCCCCGAGGACGAAAAGCCTCGGTCGGTCGAAAATGACCAGCACGTCGATGTGGCCATAATCGGCGGCGGGTTCGCCGGTCTTTCGGCAGCCCGCCGCCTTCACCAGATCGACCCGAAACTTCGCATCGCGGTACTCGAGGCCGGTCGACTGGCGGAAGGCGCGTCCGGCCGGAATTCGGGGTTCATGATCGATCTGCCCCATGACGTCTCCTCGAACGACTACTCCGGCAAGGGGTTGGCGACGGACAAGGAAATGATCGCGCTGAACAGGGCGGCCATTTCCTTCGCGCGTTCCAACGTCGAGGAATACGGGATCAATCCGGCCTATTTCGATCCGGCGGGAAAGATCAACGGCGCGGCGGGCGCGGCCGGGGACGATCGAAACCGCACCTATGCGTCGCATCTCTCGCGTCTGGCCGAGCCCGCCGAAATGCTCGACGCGAAAGCCATGCTGGAGATCACCGGAAGTCGCCATTACGTGTCGGGGCTTTATACTCCGGGCACCGTCATGCTGCAGCCGGCGGGCTATATCCGCTCTCTCGGCGCAGGCCTGAAGCGCGACGGCATCGGCGTCTTCGAGCGTTCGCCTGTCCTGAACTTCAATCGCACAGGACTGGCATGGGAGCTGACGACCCCCGGCGGGCGCGTCCGCGCGACCAAGGTCATCATGGCCAATAATGGCCATCTTGAAAGCTTCGGCTTCAAGCGCAGAAGGCTGATGCACGTCTTTCTCTACGCTTCGATGACCAAGGAGCTGGATGCGGAGACGATCAGCCGGCTCGGCGGTCACTCCCGCTGGGGTATCACGCCATCCGATCCGATGGGCACCACCATGCGCCGGATCGATACCGCCCAGGGCGGAAACCGCATCGTCACGCGCACCTGCGCAAGCTATCTCCCCGGAATGCTTCCCTCCGAGGCCGCCGTCGCCCGGGCAGCGCGCATTCACCGCCGGAAGTTTGCCGACCGCTTTCCCGGCCTCGCAGATATGCCGATGGAATTCAGCTGGGCGGGACATCTGTGCCTGAGCTGGAACGGCGTCTCGGTGATGAGAGAGCTTGAACCCGGCCTTTATTCCGCATGCTGCGACAACGGTCTCGGCACGGTACGAAGCACGCTGACCGGCATGGGAGCAGCCGACCTCCTGTGCGGGCAGCCGTCTAAGATCGCGGATCATTTCCTGAGCGAAGACGAACCCACGCGTCTGGCGCCGTCGCCGCTGGACCGGATCGGCGCCAGTCTTTTCCTGGCATGGAAAGAATGGAGAGCGCGCAGCGAATGATCGAAGTGACCGGAGCGAATACGGCTGGAGCTGTAGATGAAGAAGCATAATCCCAACCCCGCTGAGCGCCTGAAGGTCGGCTTCGTATTGGCCCGGTCGTTCACGCTCTCGGCGTTTTCGCTGTTCGTCGACACGTTGCGGCTTGCGGGCGATGAATATGACAGGTCCGGTCGGGTCAAGGCCGACTGGGAAGTCCTCGGCAGCACGCGGCATCTCATAAACTCCAGCTGCGGCATCAAGCTCGCGCCCACTTCGGATTTCGTC includes the following:
- a CDS encoding dihydrodipicolinate synthase family protein, producing the protein MNFDGIYTPVITPHRADGAIDRDAFARMIEHLVASGVHGIINGGSTGEYYAQSMDERIEMAGFAKEIIGDRVPLVIGTVAIRLEDSITMAETAAKIGASAILVGSPPYSVPTERENALNALAIDRAADLPIMLYNYPGRMGINMGEEFLDRVGRSRNFSAIKESSGDINRVHLLARDYPHIQMSCGMDDQALEFFAWGARSWVCGGSNFLPAEHIALYRACVIEGDFTKGRRIMSAMMPLMRVLEQGGKFIQCIKHGCEMDGFVAGPPRPPLKPLNKDDMRQLEQVVRVLKRTISEIEAEA
- a CDS encoding aldehyde dehydrogenase — translated: MGDLLTHDEYKAIAAGLEFPTQAFINGGFRPAISGKTFETVNPATGDVLAKVAACGPEDVDFAVGKARDAFEDGRWSRLHPSARKEILIRFTRLLKRNARELAVLESLDSGKTIYDCENVDVPETIHCLAWHAELIDKIYDQVSPASDNHIAMVVREPVGVVGLVLPWNFPLLMLAWKIGPALAAGNSVIVKPAKETTLTALRVAELSMEAGIPAGVFNVLPGGGSEVGEPLGKHMDVDMVSFTGSTETGRRFPRYSADSNLKEVTLEMGGKNPAVVLDDAENIDRVAAHIVNGAFWNMGENCSASSRLIVQRGIKDELLKRMIAHAREWPMGDPLNPENRVGALVSKSHFDKVVSYLDRNQKVLLGGKAGDGFVEPTIIDVADRDAKVVREEVFGPVLSVLTVDTYEEAISLANDTEYGLAASIYTANAKRAIRGARAIRAGTVTVNCFGEGDISTPFGGFKSSGFGGRDNGIHAHDQYTRIKTIWIDLTDDVDEAVS
- a CDS encoding FAD-dependent oxidoreductase, with product MSTHTAIRLPVHRGPAAWSAILPEDEKPRSVENDQHVDVAIIGGGFAGLSAARRLHQIDPKLRIAVLEAGRLAEGASGRNSGFMIDLPHDVSSNDYSGKGLATDKEMIALNRAAISFARSNVEEYGINPAYFDPAGKINGAAGAAGDDRNRTYASHLSRLAEPAEMLDAKAMLEITGSRHYVSGLYTPGTVMLQPAGYIRSLGAGLKRDGIGVFERSPVLNFNRTGLAWELTTPGGRVRATKVIMANNGHLESFGFKRRRLMHVFLYASMTKELDAETISRLGGHSRWGITPSDPMGTTMRRIDTAQGGNRIVTRTCASYLPGMLPSEAAVARAARIHRRKFADRFPGLADMPMEFSWAGHLCLSWNGVSVMRELEPGLYSACCDNGLGTVRSTLTGMGAADLLCGQPSKIADHFLSEDEPTRLAPSPLDRIGASLFLAWKEWRARSE